The Tenacibaculum jejuense genome includes a window with the following:
- the gldJ gene encoding gliding motility lipoprotein GldJ, translated as MKSTLKLLGLLVISTMIFSCNSSRRSSSKSSLTGWNFNDPSYGNYVKGDFKDVNTPSGMVHIEGGTFTMGLVQDDVMFDWNTTPKQMHVRSFFMDEAEVTNSEYSLFMQYTKDVFPPSDPQFKHIYPSVLPDTLVWRKGLGNTNLLSESYLRHPAYSDYPVVGVTWIQANQYCKWRTNAVNLKILMDKGVITNIFKEDSLEFRGRNNFDTDVYLTDPYVLFDGDSTIYKKGIPVPRKKGEPKPEKGAFTGRQVTSSDGILSQKFRLPTETEWEYAAKAIFENREYNNIRGRKKYAWSGKYTRNRSRSKRGDQLANFKQGKGNYSGIAGWSNDGADIPNAVRSYPPNAFGLYDMSGNVAEWVSDVYRPLVDSEANDFNYFRGNIYTKKLIDENGKVVIVDDSEVEIDTLVNGSIVPKALPGTIKYIPITKDDTYMRRNYSFADNSDLNDGDKKSTKDFDADKDQRVPRMYDSPIRPEAERDTLGNIISNLEYDKKRRTTLISNKTRVYKGGSWADREYWLDPAQRRYFPEYISTNFIGFRCATDKVGPMVRDQKKTATPRYSYSRR; from the coding sequence ATGAAAAGTACGTTAAAATTATTAGGTTTACTAGTTATCTCCACTATGATTTTTTCTTGTAATAGTTCAAGAAGAAGCTCTAGTAAATCTTCTCTAACAGGATGGAATTTTAATGATCCTAGCTACGGAAACTATGTGAAAGGAGATTTTAAAGATGTAAACACTCCTTCAGGAATGGTACACATTGAAGGTGGAACTTTTACTATGGGATTAGTTCAGGATGATGTAATGTTTGATTGGAATACTACACCAAAACAAATGCATGTTCGTTCTTTTTTCATGGATGAAGCAGAGGTAACTAACTCAGAGTATAGTTTATTTATGCAATATACTAAAGATGTTTTCCCTCCATCTGATCCACAATTCAAACACATATATCCTTCAGTATTACCAGATACTTTGGTATGGAGGAAAGGTTTAGGTAACACAAACTTACTTTCTGAGAGTTACTTAAGACACCCAGCTTATTCAGATTATCCTGTAGTTGGTGTAACTTGGATACAAGCGAATCAATATTGTAAATGGAGAACTAATGCTGTTAACCTTAAGATTTTAATGGATAAAGGTGTTATTACAAATATTTTCAAAGAAGATTCTTTAGAGTTTAGAGGTAGAAATAACTTTGACACTGACGTATATTTAACAGATCCATATGTTTTATTTGATGGTGATTCTACTATCTACAAAAAAGGAATACCAGTTCCTAGAAAGAAAGGAGAGCCAAAACCAGAAAAAGGAGCTTTTACTGGTAGACAAGTTACTTCGTCTGATGGTATTTTATCTCAAAAATTTAGATTACCAACTGAAACAGAATGGGAATATGCTGCAAAAGCTATTTTTGAAAACAGAGAATATAATAATATTAGAGGTAGAAAGAAATATGCATGGAGTGGTAAGTACACTAGAAACAGATCTAGATCTAAGCGAGGAGATCAGTTAGCTAACTTTAAGCAAGGTAAAGGTAACTATAGTGGAATTGCAGGTTGGAGTAATGATGGTGCAGATATTCCAAATGCAGTAAGAAGTTATCCACCAAATGCTTTTGGATTATATGATATGTCAGGTAACGTTGCAGAATGGGTTTCTGATGTTTATAGACCTTTAGTAGATTCTGAAGCAAACGATTTCAATTATTTTAGAGGTAATATTTACACAAAGAAATTAATTGATGAAAATGGTAAAGTTGTTATTGTAGATGATAGTGAAGTAGAAATTGATACTCTTGTAAATGGAAGTATAGTACCAAAAGCGCTACCTGGAACTATAAAATATATTCCTATTACAAAAGATGATACATACATGAGAAGAAATTATTCTTTTGCTGATAATTCTGATTTAAATGATGGTGATAAGAAATCTACTAAAGATTTTGATGCAGATAAAGATCAAAGAGTTCCAAGAATGTATGATTCTCCAATTAGGCCTGAAGCTGAAAGAGATACTTTAGGTAATATCATATCTAATTTAGAGTATGATAAAAAGAGAAGAACTACTTTAATCAGTAATAAGACTAGAGTTTATAAAGGAGGTTCATGGGCAGATAGAGAATATTGGTTAGATCCAGCTCAAAGAAGATATTTCCCAGAATATATCTCTACAAACTTTATTGGTTTTAGATGTGCTACAGACAAAGTTGGTCCAATGGTAAGAGATCAGAAAAAGACCGCTACACCAAGATATAGTTATTCAAGAAGATAA
- the porU gene encoding type IX secretion system sortase PorU, which produces MRKKSLFILIFYTVCLISQTRNSVLSTGEWYKFSIDTTGVFKIDANFLSSLGININTVNPKNIKIYGNGGNLLPELASDFRYNDLQENSILVKGEDDNQFNGDDFILFYGVGPHSWNVDINNETASHIQNIYSDKAYYFINISDSPGKRITSTSNITNPATINITEFDDYIFYELEETNILAVGRLWFGENFSINSNQTFNLPFNNIVPGSNIKATVTAVTQSSITSNMNITVNGGNLPTINFPPVANSSSSGLARYGSSTGNVIGTNDNSINISYNNNGNPSANAFLDYIEIIGKKQLVVNNKQFAFRSFNQAKSTDVVSFEIQNSNNISALWDVSDPLNPKIISNENTSSANFSFKALGGNLNEYVILNENDYFSPERINNSSVRNQNLQALTDIEYLIITNNELMNQAQRLADYHQENSNLNTKVINVLDIYNEFSSGSPDIVGIRDFIKYLHDTSTRKLQYVCFFGDSSYDFKDRVTGNNNIVPTFHAEESFDLVASYVTDDFFVMIDDDDGRMRPTDNIDITSGRIPVSTTQEANDVINKILSYYETNAFGDWRNNIALIADDIDENSDRSLQSGLEEVADSIKKYKPILNINKIYADAFKQETSSGGERYPDVKNAITNAMEKGVLAFDYFGHGGEDGLALERILEIPQIQGFNNFNTLPLFITVTCEFSRFDNPLRDTAGEQLFLNPNGGAVSMITTTRDVFIFLGEAFNKELAKYVFDFDNSDDSIAANLIKTKNETSSNQRFFIYYFGDPAMKLAIPKPDVRITKVNDVDITQPVDALKALSRIKLEGIVSDNTGNPLTNFNGIVFTTIFDKPIDKTTLDNDGFGIVNTFDSQESKIFRGKSSVENGRFEFEFIVPKDIKITDGKGKISLYAQSENEDKAGVNFDVTVGGINENAPEDNTGPELRAFMNDESFIDGGTTNSSPNLIIKLADISGINTSITAVDHDIVAILDGNESEPFILNDFYETELNDFTKGEVNFKFRDLSVGIHTLKIKAWDTYNNSSEITLSFEVISDTELTLENVLNYPNPFTNYTEFWFNHNKPNEPLNVQVQIFTVSGKLIKTINQTVQTNGGLSRSITWNGLDDFGNKIGKGVYVYKIKVTSSVNNLTSEKYEKLVILQ; this is translated from the coding sequence ATGAGAAAAAAGTCACTTTTTATTCTAATTTTTTACACTGTTTGCTTAATCAGTCAAACAAGAAATTCTGTACTATCTACAGGAGAATGGTATAAATTTTCAATAGATACCACCGGTGTATTCAAAATAGACGCTAATTTTTTATCTAGCTTAGGTATTAATATCAATACAGTCAATCCCAAAAATATTAAAATATATGGAAATGGCGGAAATTTATTACCCGAATTAGCTTCTGATTTTAGATATAACGATCTTCAAGAAAATTCTATACTTGTAAAAGGAGAAGATGACAATCAATTCAATGGCGATGATTTCATCTTATTTTATGGTGTTGGTCCGCATAGTTGGAATGTAGACATTAATAACGAAACAGCTAGTCACATTCAAAATATATACTCTGACAAAGCTTACTACTTTATTAATATATCTGACTCACCAGGAAAGAGAATCACAAGCACTTCGAATATAACAAATCCAGCTACCATAAATATTACAGAGTTTGACGATTATATCTTTTATGAATTAGAAGAAACAAACATATTAGCCGTTGGTAGACTTTGGTTTGGAGAAAACTTTAGTATAAATTCTAATCAAACTTTTAATTTACCCTTCAATAATATTGTTCCTGGTTCAAATATTAAAGCCACAGTAACAGCTGTTACACAATCGAGTATTACCTCTAATATGAATATTACTGTCAATGGTGGAAATTTACCTACGATAAACTTCCCTCCTGTGGCAAATTCGTCATCTTCAGGTTTAGCAAGATATGGATCAAGTACAGGTAATGTTATAGGTACAAACGATAATAGTATCAATATTTCATACAACAACAACGGTAATCCTTCCGCCAATGCCTTTTTAGATTACATAGAGATTATTGGTAAAAAGCAATTAGTTGTAAACAACAAGCAATTCGCTTTCAGAAGTTTTAATCAAGCTAAAAGTACAGATGTTGTCTCTTTCGAAATACAAAACTCGAATAACATATCTGCGCTTTGGGATGTTTCAGATCCTTTGAATCCTAAAATTATTTCTAACGAAAATACTTCATCCGCAAACTTTTCCTTTAAAGCTTTAGGTGGTAATTTAAATGAATATGTAATTTTAAATGAAAACGATTATTTTTCTCCAGAAAGGATAAATAATTCCTCTGTTAGAAACCAGAATCTACAAGCGTTAACCGATATTGAGTATTTGATTATTACTAATAATGAACTAATGAACCAAGCACAACGCTTGGCTGATTACCATCAGGAAAACTCTAACTTAAATACAAAAGTCATAAATGTTCTAGACATTTATAATGAATTTTCGTCAGGTTCACCTGATATAGTTGGGATTCGCGATTTCATAAAATATTTACATGATACTAGTACTAGAAAATTACAATATGTTTGTTTCTTTGGTGATTCTTCTTATGATTTTAAAGACAGAGTTACTGGTAATAATAATATTGTGCCTACTTTTCATGCTGAGGAAAGTTTTGATCTAGTTGCTTCTTATGTTACAGATGATTTTTTTGTAATGATTGATGATGATGACGGTAGAATGCGACCTACTGATAATATTGATATTACTTCTGGTAGAATTCCTGTTTCTACTACTCAAGAGGCTAATGATGTTATCAATAAAATTTTAAGTTATTATGAAACTAATGCTTTTGGTGATTGGCGAAACAATATTGCTTTAATTGCTGATGATATAGATGAAAATTCAGATAGATCATTACAATCTGGATTAGAGGAAGTGGCTGATAGTATAAAAAAATACAAGCCTATTCTCAACATCAATAAAATTTATGCCGATGCATTTAAACAAGAAACCTCTTCAGGTGGTGAACGCTACCCTGATGTAAAAAATGCTATTACGAATGCCATGGAAAAAGGTGTTCTAGCGTTTGATTATTTTGGTCATGGTGGTGAAGACGGACTTGCTCTAGAGCGTATTTTAGAAATTCCTCAAATCCAAGGTTTCAACAACTTCAACACCTTACCTTTATTTATAACCGTTACATGTGAGTTCTCAAGATTTGACAATCCGTTAAGAGATACAGCTGGTGAACAACTATTTTTAAATCCAAATGGTGGAGCTGTGAGTATGATTACAACGACACGTGATGTTTTTATATTCTTAGGTGAGGCTTTTAATAAAGAGCTAGCAAAATATGTTTTTGATTTTGATAATTCTGATGATAGTATTGCAGCAAACCTTATTAAAACTAAAAATGAAACCTCTAGTAATCAACGTTTTTTCATTTACTATTTTGGAGATCCAGCTATGAAATTGGCAATTCCTAAACCTGATGTTAGAATAACCAAAGTTAATGATGTTGATATTACACAACCTGTAGATGCGTTAAAAGCATTGTCTAGAATTAAACTAGAAGGAATTGTTAGTGATAACACAGGAAACCCTTTAACTAATTTTAATGGAATTGTTTTTACCACAATCTTTGACAAACCTATTGATAAAACTACTTTAGATAATGATGGATTTGGTATTGTAAATACTTTCGATTCTCAAGAAAGTAAAATATTTAGAGGAAAATCTTCTGTTGAAAATGGTCGATTCGAATTTGAGTTTATTGTTCCTAAAGACATCAAAATAACAGATGGTAAAGGTAAAATAAGTCTGTACGCTCAAAGTGAAAATGAAGATAAAGCGGGGGTTAATTTTGATGTTACGGTTGGTGGTATAAATGAAAATGCTCCTGAAGACAATACTGGTCCAGAACTTAGGGCCTTTATGAACGACGAGTCATTTATAGACGGCGGTACCACAAACTCCTCTCCTAACCTTATTATAAAATTAGCAGACATCAGTGGTATAAACACATCTATAACAGCTGTTGATCATGATATTGTAGCAATTTTAGATGGAAATGAATCTGAACCTTTTATTCTGAATGACTTTTATGAAACTGAACTAAATGATTTTACCAAAGGCGAAGTAAACTTTAAGTTTAGAGATTTATCTGTAGGAATTCATACTTTAAAAATAAAAGCTTGGGATACCTATAATAATTCTTCTGAAATCACGTTAAGCTTTGAGGTAATTAGTGATACAGAACTCACGTTAGAAAATGTATTAAATTATCCTAATCCATTTACAAACTATACTGAGTTTTGGTTCAACCATAATAAACCAAATGAACCTTTGAATGTTCAAGTACAAATATTCACAGTTTCAGGAAAACTTATTAAAACTATTAATCAAACAGTACAAACTAATGGAGGATTATCAAGATCAATAACTTGGAATGGTTTAGATGATTTTGGTAATAAAATAGGAAAAGGTGTTTACGTATATAAAATTAAAGTTACGTCCTCTGTTAATAATTTAACTTCAGAGAAATACGAGAAGTTAGTTATCCTACAATAA
- a CDS encoding cytidine deaminase produces the protein MKKINFSSEAIIYDDVSELSKEDQEIIKEANIAKGKSYAPYSQFNVGAAILLENGVIIHGSNQESAAYPSGMCAERVAVWKAGSEYPNVKILKLAIVASSKTTVVDKPVGPCGACRQTLLDYEVNQKAPFEVIFMGEVGKIIKTESLVSLLPFSFDSSYL, from the coding sequence ATGAAAAAAATTAATTTTTCTTCTGAAGCAATTATTTATGATGATGTTTCAGAGTTAAGTAAAGAAGACCAAGAAATTATAAAAGAAGCAAACATCGCTAAGGGAAAATCCTATGCACCATATTCTCAATTTAATGTTGGTGCTGCTATCTTATTAGAAAATGGCGTTATTATTCATGGTAGTAATCAAGAAAGTGCTGCTTATCCTTCTGGAATGTGTGCAGAACGTGTAGCTGTTTGGAAAGCAGGCTCTGAATATCCTAATGTAAAAATCTTAAAACTAGCTATTGTAGCTTCTTCAAAAACCACTGTAGTTGATAAACCTGTTGGTCCTTGTGGTGCGTGCAGACAGACTTTATTAGATTATGAAGTAAATCAAAAAGCTCCTTTTGAAGTTATTTTTATGGGAGAAGTAGGAAAAATAATTAAAACAGAATCTTTAGTTTCTTTATTACCTTTCTCATTCGATAGCAGCTATTTATAA
- a CDS encoding 3-oxoacyl-ACP synthase III family protein: MKAVITGTGCYIPTVKKENDKFISNEFLNADGTPFNSCNTEIIDKFKSITGILERRYAENNYTASDLGYFAAKNAIENANIDAESIDYIIVAHNFGDVKKTGIQSDIIPSLATRIKHSLQIQNPNCVAYDILFGCPGWIEGVIQAQAFIKAGIAKKVLVIGTETLSRVIDENDRDSMIYSDGAGACIVESIDTDVENGILGHATQTFSKDEAYHLFFGNSYDQSKDENVRYIKMHGRKIYEFALTHVPKAMKTALDKSNVDIDDLKKVFIHQANEKMDEAIIKRFYRLYKKPVPKDIMPMIIHELGNSSVATVPTLLDWVLKDKIEGHNLKKGDIFMMASVGAGMNINAIVYRY, encoded by the coding sequence ATGAAGGCAGTTATAACAGGAACAGGATGCTATATTCCAACGGTAAAAAAGGAGAACGATAAATTTATTTCAAATGAATTTTTAAATGCAGATGGTACACCATTTAATTCTTGTAATACAGAAATCATTGATAAGTTTAAATCTATAACAGGGATTTTAGAAAGGAGATATGCCGAAAATAATTATACTGCATCTGATCTTGGTTACTTCGCCGCTAAAAATGCGATTGAGAATGCTAATATAGATGCTGAAAGTATCGATTATATAATTGTAGCTCATAATTTTGGTGATGTAAAAAAAACAGGAATACAAAGTGATATTATTCCGAGTTTAGCGACGAGGATAAAACATTCACTACAAATCCAAAATCCAAATTGTGTTGCATACGATATATTATTCGGTTGTCCTGGTTGGATTGAAGGTGTTATACAAGCACAGGCATTTATAAAAGCAGGTATTGCTAAAAAAGTCCTGGTCATAGGAACAGAAACTTTATCTAGAGTTATAGATGAGAATGATCGTGATTCTATGATTTATAGTGATGGAGCTGGAGCTTGTATTGTAGAAAGTATAGATACTGATGTAGAAAATGGCATTTTAGGACACGCTACGCAAACGTTTTCTAAAGATGAAGCTTACCACCTATTCTTTGGGAACTCTTATGATCAAAGTAAAGATGAAAATGTACGTTACATTAAGATGCATGGTAGAAAAATTTATGAATTTGCTTTAACTCATGTTCCTAAAGCTATGAAAACTGCACTAGATAAAAGTAATGTTGATATTGATGATTTGAAAAAAGTTTTTATACATCAAGCAAACGAAAAAATGGATGAGGCCATAATAAAACGTTTCTATCGACTTTATAAGAAACCCGTTCCGAAAGATATTATGCCAATGATTATCCATGAATTAGGAAATAGTTCTGTAGCTACAGTACCTACACTATTAGACTGGGTTCTTAAAGATAAAATAGAAGGTCATAATCTAAAAAAAGGAGATATTTTCATGATGGCATCTGTTGGTGCAGGTATGAATATCAATGCAATAGTATATCGTTATTAA
- a CDS encoding UDP-N-acetylmuramoyl-tripeptide--D-alanyl-D-alanine ligase, whose product MNIEALYNLYSQHYLVDTDTRNIRKNTIFFALKGANFNGNKFAEEALSKGALYCVVDEEKYKTSESIIVVDDVLKTLQELSNFHRKKLNIPIISLTGSNGKTTTKELINIVLKEKFITNATKGNLNNHIGVPLTLLSMTPKTEIGIVEMGANHHKEIAFLSTIAEPDYGYITNFGKAHLEGFGSVEGVIEAKSELYDFLISNHKKIFVNQYDPIQVEKTKNANVIFLENSISFVSASPNVNVRLNAINIQTNLIGKYNYNNIACAITIGKYFGISDEKIKKAIESYISENNRSQVLKIGSNDVVLDAYNANPTSMRAALESFDQQLSNGKNKVVILGDMFELGDTSNKEHQEIVDLSNSLSFQKVFLIGEHFYQTDIESNNLKFSNFENFKDYLIQYDINDSNILIKGSRGMALERTLNFLN is encoded by the coding sequence ATGAATATAGAAGCACTTTACAATTTATATAGTCAACACTATTTAGTGGATACTGATACTAGAAATATCAGAAAAAATACAATCTTTTTTGCATTGAAAGGAGCAAATTTTAATGGAAATAAGTTTGCTGAAGAAGCTTTGAGTAAAGGAGCATTATATTGTGTAGTGGATGAAGAAAAATATAAAACAAGTGAAAGTATTATAGTAGTAGATGATGTGTTAAAAACGCTCCAAGAGCTTTCAAATTTTCATCGTAAAAAATTAAATATACCTATTATATCTTTAACTGGTAGTAATGGTAAAACAACAACAAAGGAGCTAATAAATATTGTCTTAAAAGAAAAATTTATCACTAATGCTACTAAAGGAAATTTAAATAATCATATCGGTGTTCCATTAACGTTACTATCTATGACTCCAAAGACTGAAATTGGAATAGTAGAAATGGGAGCAAACCATCATAAAGAAATAGCGTTTTTATCAACTATTGCAGAACCAGACTATGGATATATAACGAATTTTGGTAAAGCACATTTGGAAGGATTCGGTTCAGTTGAAGGAGTTATTGAGGCCAAATCTGAGTTGTACGATTTTTTAATTTCCAATCATAAAAAAATATTTGTTAATCAATATGACCCAATTCAAGTTGAAAAGACAAAAAATGCTAATGTGATTTTCTTAGAAAATAGTATATCTTTTGTAAGTGCAAGTCCTAATGTTAATGTTCGTTTGAATGCTATTAATATTCAAACGAATTTAATTGGAAAGTATAATTACAATAATATAGCATGTGCTATAACAATTGGTAAATACTTCGGAATTTCTGACGAAAAAATTAAAAAAGCTATAGAGAGTTATATTTCAGAAAATAATAGATCTCAAGTGCTAAAAATAGGTTCTAATGATGTTGTCTTAGATGCTTATAATGCAAATCCTACAAGTATGCGGGCAGCTTTGGAAAGTTTTGATCAACAACTCTCAAATGGTAAAAATAAAGTTGTCATTCTAGGAGATATGTTCGAATTAGGTGATACAAGTAATAAAGAACATCAAGAGATAGTAGATTTATCAAACTCTTTATCATTTCAAAAAGTTTTTTTAATCGGAGAACACTTTTATCAAACAGATATTGAATCAAATAATTTGAAGTTTTCAAATTTTGAAAACTTCAAAGATTATTTAATTCAATATGATATAAATGATAGTAATATTTTAATTAAAGGCTCTAGAGGAATGGCTTTAGAAAGAACCTTAAATTTTTTAAATTAA
- the porV gene encoding type IX secretion system outer membrane channel protein PorV, whose amino-acid sequence MKKILLLTLAISITGLKLNAQLDSRAITTAVPFLQINSDARAGGMGDIGVATSSDAFSLYHNPAKIAFNSNKLSIGASYVPWLRNLTDDIFAGNLSVINRFNENSAWGADLKLFSLGRIDLTNGDGSSNGSINPTELAISGYYSLKLSEKFSMAVGLKYINSNLDVDSTLEAVNSFAVDIAAYYQSDEQNYGTFNGRYRIGLNVANIGPKVEYTPGEENFIPTIAKLGGGFDFIFDDFNTLGVNLEFRKLLVPSSGTQSDRGWFEGMFTSLLDRSFSEELQEVNWSLGAEYLYNNAFAVRAGYFNESEVKGNRKFFTMGAGFTANAFNVDLSYLINVSDVNNPLENTLRFSISFDLGEIYEDY is encoded by the coding sequence ATGAAAAAAATACTATTACTAACCTTAGCTATTTCTATCACGGGATTAAAACTAAACGCCCAATTAGACTCCCGAGCAATTACTACTGCAGTTCCTTTCTTACAAATTAATTCAGACGCAAGAGCTGGTGGTATGGGAGATATTGGAGTAGCAACATCTTCAGATGCATTTTCACTATATCATAACCCTGCAAAAATTGCTTTCAATAGTAATAAATTAAGTATAGGAGCTAGTTATGTTCCTTGGTTAAGAAATTTAACTGATGATATTTTTGCTGGTAATTTATCTGTAATTAATAGATTTAACGAGAATAGTGCTTGGGGTGCAGACTTAAAGTTATTTTCATTAGGTAGAATTGATTTAACAAACGGAGATGGTTCTAGTAATGGTAGTATTAACCCTACTGAACTTGCAATTTCTGGTTATTATTCATTAAAGTTGAGTGAAAAATTCTCTATGGCTGTTGGTCTTAAATACATTAACTCTAATTTAGATGTTGATAGTACTTTAGAAGCAGTAAATTCATTTGCTGTAGATATTGCTGCTTATTATCAATCAGACGAACAAAACTATGGTACTTTTAATGGACGATATAGAATTGGTTTAAATGTTGCCAACATAGGACCAAAAGTAGAATACACTCCTGGCGAAGAGAACTTTATTCCAACAATAGCTAAATTAGGTGGTGGTTTTGACTTTATTTTTGATGATTTCAATACTTTAGGTGTTAATTTAGAATTCAGAAAGTTATTAGTGCCTTCAAGTGGTACGCAATCAGATAGAGGATGGTTTGAAGGAATGTTTACTTCATTACTAGATCGTAGCTTTAGCGAAGAATTACAAGAAGTTAACTGGTCTTTAGGTGCTGAATATTTATACAATAATGCTTTTGCAGTACGTGCTGGATACTTTAATGAAAGTGAAGTAAAAGGAAATAGAAAATTCTTTACTATGGGTGCAGGTTTTACAGCTAATGCTTTTAACGTAGATTTATCTTATTTGATTAATGTATCAGATGTAAATAACCCATTAGAAAATACCTTACGTTTTTCAATATCATTTGATTTAGGTGAGATTTACGAAGATTATTAG
- the guaA gene encoding glutamine-hydrolyzing GMP synthase has protein sequence MQQHNVLILDFGSQYTQLIARRVRELNIYCEIHPYNKIPQNLNDFKAVILSGSPSSVRSEEAPHPDLSEIRGKKPLLAVCYGAQYLAHFSGGLVAPSNTREYGRANLSFIKDGEQFLNGISEGSQVWMSHSDTIKELPENAVLLASTKDVENAAYKIEGETTFAIQFHPEVYHSTDGTLLLKNFLVDIANIEQNWTPNSFVESTVSDLKEKIGDDKVILGLSGGVDSTVAGVLLHKAIGDNLHCIFVNNGLLRKDEFKSVLQQYEGMGLNVKGVDASERFLNALEGISDPETKRKTIGRVFIEVFDDEAAKVENAKWLAQGTIYPDVIESVSVNGGPSATIKSHHNVGGLPDFMKLQVVEPLRMIFKDEVRRVGASMGIDKELLGRHPFPGPGLAIRILGDITSEKVRILQEVDAIFINGLKEYGLYDKVWQAGAILLPVNSVGVMGDERTYEKVVALRAVESTDGMTADWVNLPYEFLQNISNKIINNVKGVNRVVYDISSKPPATIEWE, from the coding sequence ATGCAACAACACAACGTATTAATATTAGATTTTGGTTCGCAATACACTCAATTAATTGCGCGTAGAGTAAGAGAGTTGAATATTTACTGTGAAATTCATCCTTACAATAAAATTCCACAAAACTTAAACGATTTTAAAGCTGTAATCTTATCAGGAAGTCCATCTTCTGTTCGTTCAGAAGAAGCACCTCATCCAGATTTATCAGAAATTAGAGGCAAAAAACCTTTATTAGCTGTATGTTATGGTGCACAATATTTAGCACATTTTTCTGGTGGTTTAGTAGCTCCATCAAATACAAGAGAGTATGGTAGAGCTAATTTATCATTCATAAAAGATGGAGAGCAATTCTTAAATGGTATTTCTGAAGGAAGCCAAGTTTGGATGAGTCACTCAGATACGATTAAAGAACTACCTGAAAATGCTGTTTTACTTGCAAGTACTAAGGATGTAGAAAATGCTGCATATAAAATTGAAGGTGAAACTACTTTTGCTATTCAGTTCCATCCAGAAGTTTACCATTCAACAGATGGTACGTTATTATTAAAAAACTTCTTGGTTGATATTGCTAACATCGAGCAAAATTGGACTCCAAATTCTTTTGTTGAATCAACAGTTTCTGACTTAAAAGAGAAAATTGGAGACGATAAAGTAATATTAGGTCTTTCTGGAGGTGTAGATTCTACAGTTGCTGGAGTTTTATTACACAAAGCAATCGGTGACAACTTACACTGTATTTTCGTAAATAATGGATTATTGAGAAAAGATGAGTTTAAAAGTGTACTTCAGCAATACGAAGGCATGGGATTAAACGTTAAAGGTGTAGATGCTTCTGAAAGATTCTTAAATGCTTTAGAAGGAATTAGTGATCCAGAAACTAAAAGAAAAACAATAGGTAGGGTATTTATCGAAGTTTTTGATGATGAAGCAGCTAAAGTTGAAAATGCAAAATGGCTAGCACAAGGAACTATTTATCCAGACGTAATTGAATCTGTTTCAGTAAATGGAGGTCCTTCAGCAACAATAAAAAGTCATCATAATGTTGGTGGATTACCGGACTTTATGAAACTACAAGTTGTTGAGCCATTACGAATGATTTTTAAAGATGAAGTTAGACGTGTTGGAGCTTCTATGGGAATTGACAAAGAACTATTAGGTAGACACCCTTTCCCTGGACCAGGTTTAGCAATAAGAATCTTAGGAGATATTACTTCAGAAAAAGTTCGTATTTTGCAAGAAGTTGATGCCATTTTTATAAATGGATTAAAAGAATACGGATTGTATGACAAAGTATGGCAAGCTGGTGCAATCTTATTACCTGTGAACTCTGTTGGAGTAATGGGAGATGAAAGAACATATGAAAAGGTAGTAGCTTTGAGAGCTGTTGAAAGTACAGATGGTATGACAGCCGACTGGGTAAATTTACCTTATGAGTTCTTACAAAACATATCGAATAAAATAATTAATAATGTGAAAGGTGTAAATAGAGTAGTTTACGATATTAGTTCTAAACCACCTGCAACAATAGAATGGGAATAA